In Mustela lutreola isolate mMusLut2 chromosome 4, mMusLut2.pri, whole genome shotgun sequence, the genomic stretch GGCGGTGGCCTCGCGCCGGCCTCCGCGTCCCGGGCCCGCCCCGGGCGGAGCGCAcagaggggcggggtgggggggggcaacaCAGGCTGCCGGGACCCGGCTCCCAGGCCCAGCCCCGCCGAGTGCGGGCGAGCGGAGGCGGCCCCGgcgccgcccgcgcccgcgcccgagCGCGTGTGCGCGGCCACCGCCCCCTCGGCCCTCCCCTCGGCCCTCCCCTCGGCCCCCCCTCGGCCCCCTCCGCCCTCGCGCGCCGCCCGCCCGGGTCGTGGCGGGGCCGTGGTGTACGTGCAGAGCGCGCAGAGCGAGTGGCGCCCGCACGCCCTGCGCTCCTCCACAGGCCCGGCCGGGCGACCGCGGACGttaaggcggcggcggcggcggccggtcTCGCGCGCCGGCCCCCGCCTGCCCGAGCGGAGGTCGCTGTCCGCCGCGCAGGCCGCGGTGCCCCAGCTCGCGGCAGCGATGAGGCGCTGAGGCGGCCGCCGGCGCTGCGCGGCGGGACCCGAGGACGAGGAAGCGGCCGGGCCGAGTGCGCGGGGCGCCGGCCTCCCTCAGGCGGGGAGTGGCGGGTGCATGGCGCAGTGACGGCCTCTGTCGCTCCGCCCGCTCCCCGTTCCCGGGCGAGGCCCTCCGGCCGCCACCTCTCCTGCTCGGctgccgcctccgccgccgccgccatggcTAATGACAGCGGCGGGCCCGGCGGGCCGAGCCCGAGCGAGCGAGACCGGCAGTACTGCGAGCTGTGCGGGAAGATGGAGAACCTGCTGCGCTGCAGCCGCTGCCGCAGCTCCTTCTACTGCAGCAAGGAGCACCAGCGCCAGGACTGGAAGAAGCACAAGCTCGTGTGCCAGGGCGGCGAGGGCGCCCCCGGCCACGGCGCGGGCCAGCACCGGCACCCCGGCCCCGCGTCCGCCGCCTCCGCGCCGCAGCCCAGGGCCGGCGGGGCCGGGGCCAGGGAGGCCAGGAAGGCACCGCCGCGCCGGGACAGCGCCGCCGAGAAGGCGGGCCCGCGGGCCGCCGGGGACGCGGCCATGGCAAAGGCCAAGCCCGCGGCCGACCCCGCGGCGGCCGTGTCCCCGCCTCGCGCGGCTGCCGGCGGCCAGAGCCAGGCGGCGGCGGTCGAGGCGGAGCCCGCGAAGGAGGAGGACCCGGAGAAGACGAACCTGTACCCGCCCAGCCACACGCCGGGCGAGGGGCTGAGCCCCGGAGGCGGCCTGCGGCCCAACGGGCAGACGAAGCCGCTGCCGGCGCTGAAGCTGGCGCTGGAGTACATCGTGCCGTGCATGAACAAGCACGGCATCTGTGTGGTGGACGACTTCCTGGGCAAGGAGACCGGGCAGCAGATCGGCGACGAGGTGCGCGCCCTGCACGACACCGGCAAGTTCACGGACGGCCAGCTGGTCAGCCAGAAGAGCGACTCGTCCAAGGACATCCGAGGCGATAAGATCACCTGGATCGAGGGCAAGGAGCCGGGCTGCGAAGCCATCGGGCTGCTCATGAGCAGCATGGACGACCTGATCCGCCACTGCAACGGGAAGCTGGGCAACTACAGAATCAACGGCCGGACGAAAGTGAGTGAGCGCGGGGGGTGCGCTGGGCCTCCCTTAGCTGCGCGggccgcccccggccccggggCAGGAGCGTGCTTTCTCTGCAGAAAGTGATTTCCTTCTTGTGTATGTAGACCCCATCAGGAGAACGGTTCCAGTCCGGAGATGGGTGCTTATATCCTTTCTCTCTTGCCCACTGTTTTCCACTTACTGCCCCTTTACAGACGTCTCTGTCTGAGGGCATGGTTTTGTGGCTGACCTTaggctccctcttcccctttgctgttttttgctgtttttgcttTTCCAGTGCACTGTCAGTTCAAACCTTACTGGAGTTTTAGCCTCCCATTGCGGGTAGTAGAGTAGTTCCCAAAGCCAGCGCTGGTTCTGCATCTGCCCAGTGTTTGCATACACCCCTAAATTCTCCATGTGGTGCCGGAGCCGCTCAGCAGGTTCTGGTTTACAGAGTGGAACGCTGTGTTTGGTTTAAGGAGGTGCCGGCCTGACCGCGAAAAGGTAAATTTGAAATCAGTACTTGGTCAAAAGACTCCTGTATTCTGGAAGAGCttgcctgcccccctcccttctcctatctccttccccttccctgtccctaCTGTTTTGAAACCCCCCACAAAACGGGGAAAGAAGTATTTCCGTTTTTAGACCTTGCAGTGTAGGTGGGTTACATTTTTAGTATAGGTTTCCTTTATTTGCTTTGTTAATATAATCCTTCTGTTGAAACAGAAGTGTGTTGTAGCTTCCtgctaggaaaaaacaaaacccacggaattggagcaggagggagggctcTTTCTAAAATCTCAGTTTGGTGGaatctctttgttttctctttactcTTGTAGTTCTCGcgcccacctcccccaccccccaagattCTTCTGCTGGTACCTA encodes the following:
- the EGLN1 gene encoding egl nine homolog 1 isoform X2 produces the protein MANDSGGPGGPSPSERDRQYCELCGKMENLLRCSRCRSSFYCSKEHQRQDWKKHKLVCQGGEGAPGHGAGQHRHPGPASAASAPQPRAGGAGAREARKAPPRRDSAAEKAGPRAAGDAAMAKAKPAADPAAAVSPPRAAAGGQSQAAAVEAEPAKEEDPEKTNLYPPSHTPGEGLSPGGGLRPNGQTKPLPALKLALEYIVPCMNKHGICVVDDFLGKETGQQIGDEVRALHDTGKFTDGQLVSQKSDSSKDIRGDKITWIEGKEPGCEAIGLLMSSMDDLIRHCNGKLGNYRINGRTKAMVACYPGNGTGYVRHVDNPNGDGRCVTCIYYLNQDWDAKVSGGILRIFPEGKAQFADIEPKFDRLLFFWSDRRNPHEVQPAYSTR
- the EGLN1 gene encoding egl nine homolog 1 isoform X3, translated to MANDSGGPGGPSPSERDRQYCELCGKMENLLRCSRCRSSFYCSKEHQRQDWKKHKLVCQGGEGAPGHGAGQHRHPGPASAASAPQPRAGGAGAREARKAPPRRDSAAEKAGPRAAGDAAMAKAKPAADPAAAVSPPRAAAGGQSQAAAVEAEPAKEEDPEKTNLYPPSHTPGEGLSPGGGLRPNGQTKPLPALKLALEYIVPCMNKHGICVVDDFLGKETGQQIGDEVRALHDTGKFTDGQLVSQKSDSSKDIRGDKITWIEGKEPGCEAIGLLMSSMDDLIRHCNGKLGNYRINGRTKAMVACYPGNGTGYVRHVDNPNGDGRCVTCIYYLNQDWDAKATLTHRRRSSSGAVSSRKLP
- the EGLN1 gene encoding egl nine homolog 1 isoform X4; this translates as MANDSGGPGGPSPSERDRQYCELCGKMENLLRCSRCRSSFYCSKEHQRQDWKKHKLVCQGGEGAPGHGAGQHRHPGPASAASAPQPRAGGAGAREARKAPPRRDSAAEKAGPRAAGDAAMAKAKPAADPAAAVSPPRAAAGGQSQAAAVEAEPAKEEDPEKTNLYPPSHTPGEGLSPGGGLRPNGQTKPLPALKLALEYIVPCMNKHGICVVDDFLGKETGQQIGDEVRALHDTGKFTDGQLVSQKSDSSKDIRGDKITWIEGKEPGCEAIGLLMSSMDDLIRHCNGKLGNYRINGRTKAMVACYPGNGTGYVRHVDNPNGDGRCVTCIYYLNQDWDAKVRNNCLVF
- the EGLN1 gene encoding egl nine homolog 1 isoform X1; translated protein: MANDSGGPGGPSPSERDRQYCELCGKMENLLRCSRCRSSFYCSKEHQRQDWKKHKLVCQGGEGAPGHGAGQHRHPGPASAASAPQPRAGGAGAREARKAPPRRDSAAEKAGPRAAGDAAMAKAKPAADPAAAVSPPRAAAGGQSQAAAVEAEPAKEEDPEKTNLYPPSHTPGEGLSPGGGLRPNGQTKPLPALKLALEYIVPCMNKHGICVVDDFLGKETGQQIGDEVRALHDTGKFTDGQLVSQKSDSSKDIRGDKITWIEGKEPGCEAIGLLMSSMDDLIRHCNGKLGNYRINGRTKAMVACYPGNGTGYVRHVDNPNGDGRCVTCIYYLNQDWDAKVSGGILRIFPEGKAQFADIEPKFDRLLFFWSDRRNPHEVQPAYSTRYAITVWYFDADERARAKVKYLTGEKGVRVELNKPSDSISKDVL